CCGGGCGCTTCACCAATAATCATCAGATCGGCTTCGGGGTTGCCTACGCCGAAGACGGGTTTCTGTCGAACCTCGTCCAGCGGAATCAGAACGGTGTTCGCGACCCACTTCTCCACGGCGGCGAGGTCGCCGAATTTGTGAAGCGGTGACCCGGCCTCGATCAGCGCATTGAAGCGATCGGTCGTTTCAGTGTTGTTTTCCCCTGGAGGCGCGGCTGCAGGGGCGGGACTCGTCGACGTCAACGGAGAGGCTTCTGAAACAACTGTTGGCTCAACAGGCACCGTCGGGCCCGACAGCGCTATCTCCAGTTCCAGTGCGCCCTTTATTTCATCCAAAACGTCGTGCATCGATTAAGAGTCAACATCCTTTTTCGAAGTGCGTGTCGGGCGCACATGTTAGCGGACACGCAAGGTAGGATGCCGGGGCTCGCATCTCAACCAGACGCACCGGGGATTCATGGCGATTGTGGGAAAAATGGGGACAACTGACCAGGTGAACAGCCTGTCGGCACAACAGAGCCCGTCGACGAATCAAGTCCACAGCATCGGCAGGCATGTGTCAGCTCAAACGTATTCGAGCGTGACGGGCGGACGCGCTATGTCGAAATTACTATCGACTGAAGCAGCATTTATGAACGTGGTATGCTCGCCCTCATAAATGCCGGCACTGGCATGGATATGCCCAAAGACATGATACCGCGGCCGTACGATCTCAAGCTGTTTCAATAGATCCGGACACCCGCAACTGATCTTGCCCGACCGTGGCCTGTCCAGAATTCCAAACGGGGGCGTGTGTGTAATGAGAACGTCCGTCGCATTCGGAATCATCGACCACTTCTCCTGGAGTCCGCCGGGTGTCATGTAGAACGCCCATCCCTGAAGGTGCGGAAGCCATGGCGACCCATAGAACCTAACGCCTCGATACACGTGGCTGGTATCTTGCAGCCATACGGCATGGCGGAAGACAGGCAGGCCCAGGCGGAGTCGTTCAGAAGCTGCGAAGTCGTGATTTCCCCCGATACAGAGAATGCACTCGAATCGCTGCCGGGCGAACCAGGCATCGACGTCGTCCACATCGCTCTGGTTCTTCTGGAACCCATCGCAAAAATCGCCGCAATGAATGAGAACGTCGCCCTCGAGAATGCCGAGTTCGTCGTGTTTACCGTGGGTATCACCTACAACGACTATGCGCATACGGGCATGCGAGTTGTCGGCCGGAGTGTACCACCGGCACCTTGCTTCTGGCTGCAGAATCAGGCCCTGCGACCGGCGTGTTACTCCGAAACCTCCCCAACCAAACGTATCGACACTACGCGATCCAGAATCAGGTTCGCGATATCGTCCTTCGACTTCGTTCCCAGATCCTCTACGGC
This DNA window, taken from Rhodothermales bacterium, encodes the following:
- a CDS encoding metallophosphoesterase, producing the protein MRIVVVGDTHGKHDELGILEGDVLIHCGDFCDGFQKNQSDVDDVDAWFARQRFECILCIGGNHDFAASERLRLGLPVFRHAVWLQDTSHVYRGVRFYGSPWLPHLQGWAFYMTPGGLQEKWSMIPNATDVLITHTPPFGILDRPRSGKISCGCPDLLKQLEIVRPRYHVFGHIHASAGIYEGEHTTFINAASVDSNFDIARPPVTLEYV